In Spirochaetota bacterium, a single window of DNA contains:
- a CDS encoding MBL fold metallo-hydrolase, whose product MIREKISEKISLIDCNHIFPMYAAAYLLIEGKRCVFVETNTQFAVPRFISELKEYGLGPENVEYIIVTHVHLDHAGGTSALVNLCPNAVVLAQQRAARHIIDPTRLIDAVKALFGEEEFIRIYGEIGPVEEERVRVVRDGEIIEFGNRELKFIYTLGHAKHHMCIYDSGTNGIFTGDSFGLAFPILQSGNRPFIFPSTSPTDFDPNEACDSINKIYNTGARTAFLTHYGPFEHVKEGSEMMIESIHKMENILNDALNSDMDQVSLERFCMERMIDFFKDEMESRDLPFSYENQKFLQTDIELNAQGIAFAVQRLRGINS is encoded by the coding sequence ATTAGAGAGAAGATTTCAGAAAAAATAAGTTTAATCGATTGTAATCATATCTTTCCTATGTATGCGGCTGCTTATCTTTTAATTGAGGGGAAGAGATGTGTCTTTGTTGAGACTAATACTCAATTTGCTGTTCCCAGGTTTATTTCTGAGCTCAAAGAATATGGCCTAGGGCCTGAGAACGTGGAGTATATAATTGTTACTCATGTTCATCTGGATCACGCAGGCGGAACATCTGCGCTGGTTAATTTATGCCCAAACGCAGTTGTACTCGCTCAACAAAGGGCTGCACGACATATTATAGATCCTACCAGACTTATAGATGCGGTAAAGGCATTATTTGGCGAGGAAGAGTTTATAAGGATCTATGGCGAGATAGGACCTGTTGAGGAGGAGCGTGTCCGTGTAGTAAGAGATGGCGAAATTATAGAATTTGGCAATAGAGAGCTTAAATTTATCTATACACTCGGACATGCAAAACACCATATGTGTATTTATGATTCAGGCACTAATGGAATATTTACTGGTGATTCCTTTGGTCTGGCTTTCCCAATTTTGCAGTCAGGAAACAGGCCTTTTATATTTCCTTCAACGTCACCAACAGACTTTGATCCCAATGAAGCATGTGATAGCATCAATAAAATCTATAATACAGGTGCAAGAACAGCTTTTTTAACACATTATGGTCCTTTTGAACATGTAAAAGAAGGCTCTGAGATGATGATAGAATCTATCCATAAAATGGAGAATATTCTAAATGATGCGCTAAATTCAGATATGGATCAAGTGAGTTTGGAAAGATTCTGTATGGAGAGGATGATAGATTTCTTTAAAGATGAAATGGAAAGCAGAGATTTGCCCTTTTCATACGAAAACCAGAAATTTCTTCAAACTGATATTGAGCTCAATGCGCAGGGGATAGCCTTTGCTGTCCAAAGATTAAGAGGGATAAATTCATAG